One genomic region from Prunus persica cultivar Lovell chromosome G3, Prunus_persica_NCBIv2, whole genome shotgun sequence encodes:
- the LOC18784202 gene encoding BAHD acyltransferase At3g29680, producing MADQNSVKVIEICRVAPQLQAQQVPSHTDTQEFVHELTFFDLLWVRFRPSQRIFFYELPPSYHSTPLFFDSILPKLKASLSLTLQHFLPLAGNLTWPESSHKPILNYVRGDTVSLTIAQYSNHHADYFNHLSSGSKFVEAREYHPFVPKLATSHEKAAAMAVQITHFPNRGFSIGTSMHHAVLDGKSSTLFFKSWAHLCKHGGFLASSSNQLPDQLKPFYGKMVINDRAGLEPIFLNQFLNSDRPNNRSLMCTIFRAPLPPDFVRGTFEFTSTKIKALRHLVMKKQQQYQSLHLSTFSLTCAYAWVCLAKTEEIEGDKIVMIFSVDCRSRLDPPLPSNYFGNCLAGRAVVAERKGLLGEDGLVLAVNAITEVIKGLDEGLLNGAENWIPTLYRDMQSTDVRVLTIVGSNRFQLYDTDFGWGRPKRTEVASIDKSGPISLSDSKTGGGGVEIGLVLKKQYMDAFAALLAKD from the coding sequence ATGGCAGATCAAAACTCAGTTAAAGTAATTGAGATTTGCAGGGTAGCTCCACAACTACAGGCCCAACAAGTTCCATCGCATACAGACACACAAGAGTTCGTTCATGAGCTAACTTTCTTTGACCTATTATGGGTAAGATTTCGACCTTCTCAACGCATATTCTTCTATGAATTGCCTCCTTCCTATCACTCCACACCACTCTTCTTTGATTCCATACTTCCAAAACTCAAAGCCTCGCTCTCTCTCACCCTCCAACACTTCCTTCCTCTAGCAGGAAACCTCACTTGGCCTGAAAGTTCCCACAAACCCATTCTCAATTATGTCCGAGGCGACACCGTTTCACTCACAATAGCCCAGTACTCCAATCATCATGCTGATTATTTCAACCATCTTTCAAGTGGtagtaaatttgttgaggccAGAGAATACCATCCTTTTGTGCCCAAATTGGCAACATCTCATGAAAAAGCCGCAGCAATGGCCGTGCAAATCACCCACTTTCCTAACCGTGGATTTTCAATCGGAACATCCATGCACCATGCAGTCCTAGATGGAAAAAGTTCAACCCTGTTTTTTAAATCATGGGCTCACCTCTGTAAACATGGAGGATTTTTAGCATCTTCATCGAACCAGTTGCCGGATCAGCTAAAACCATTTTATGGGAAAATGGTTATAAACGACAGAGCTGGGCTCGAGCCAATTTTCTTGAACCAATTTCTGAATTCGGACCGGCCCAACAACAGAAGCTTGATGTGCACCATTTTCAGAGCTCCATTGCCACCAGACTTTGTTCGAGGCACTTTTGAATTTACAAGCACAAAGATAAAAGCATTAAGGCACTTGGTGATGAAGAAGCAACAACAATATCAATCGCTTCATTTGTCAACGTTTTCTCTCACATGTGCCTATGCATGGGTTTGTTTAGCCAAGACAGAGGAAATAGAAGGTGACAAAATAGTTATGATCTTTAGTGTTGACTGTAGGTCCCGCTTGGACCCTCCTCTACCTTCAAACTATTTTGGGAACTGCCTAGCGGGCCGTGCAGTAGTTGCAGAGAGAAAAGGCCTATTAGGAGAAGATGGGTTGGTTTTGGCTGTAAATGCAATCACTGAAGTCATAAAAGGTTTGGATGAGGGGCTGTTGAATGGTGCAGAGAATTGGATTCCAACTTTGTACCGTGATATGCAAAGCACAGATGTTAGAGTGCTTACCATTGTTGGCTCAAATCGGTTTCAGCTTTATGATACTGATTTTGGATGGGGAAGACCAAAGAGAACAGAAGTCGCGTCTATAGATAAATCGGGGCCGATCTCTTTATCAGATAGCAAGACTGGTGGTGGAGGTGTTGAGATTGGGTTggttttgaaaaaacaatatatggATGCTTTTGCTGCTCTGCTTGCCAAAGACTAG
- the LOC18782035 gene encoding phenolic glucoside malonyltransferase 1 has protein sequence MAELNSVRVLEVCNVAPQPSSPAGSATPPPEALPLTLFDLPWLRFAPVQRLFFYEISNSFDTAILVSKLKASLSVALQQFLPLAGNLKWPQDSPKPILSYVQGDAVSLTIAESDADFHHLSSRSNFVEAKEYHSLVPQLTTSHEKAAAVAFQVTIFSNGNGFSIGTSMHHAILDGKSSTMFVKSWAHICKHLGDDPSGSALPDQLKPFFDRRVVQDPAGLEPIFLNQLQNLDGPNNKSLMVTQFKSPPPDAVRGIFVITRPEIEAMKQWVSTKMAEMIKNEKQSDRPHLSTFSVTCAYTWVCLLKAEEKQTDKPVMMGFTLDCRPRFDPPIPANYFGNCIAGRAIVAERKGLLGEDGLTVAVNEISEAIKSADSDRILKGAETLVPVLYPAMRSEERVMGVAGSPRFGIYDTDFGWGRPSKVEVVSIEETGAMSLAESRDGIAGDFEVGLVLEKHHMQAFASLFAKGLQDL, from the coding sequence ATGGCAGAGCTAAATTCAGTCAGAGTGCTTGAGGTTTGCAATGTTGCTCCACAGCCAAGCTCACCTGCTGGCTCAGCCACACCTCCGCCTGAGGCCCTTCCTCTAACCTTGTTTGATTTGCCCTGGCTCAGATTTGCACCCGTCCAACGCCTTTTCTTCTATGAAATCTCCAACTCCTTTGACACCGCCATACTCGTTTCAAAACTCAAAGCCTCCCTCTCTGTCGCCCTCCAACAATTCCTACCACTAGCAGGGAACCTCAAATGGCCCCAAGACTCCCCCAAGCCCATTCTCAGTTATGTCCAAGGCGACGCCGTTTCACTCACCATAGCCGAGTCTGATGCCGATTTCCATCATCTTTCAAGCCGTAGCAACTTTGTTGAGGCCAAAGAGTACCATTCTCTCGTACCCCAATTGACAACCTCTCACGAAAAGGCGGCAGCCGTGGCGTTCCAAGTCACCATCTTTTCCAACGGCAATGGCTTCTCCATTGGCACATCCATGCACCATGCCATCCTGGACGGCAAGTCTTCAACCATGTTTGTGAAATCATGGGCTCACATTTGTAAACATCTTGGTGATGATCCATCTGGTTCAGCTCTACCAGATCAGCTGAAACCATTTTTTGACAGAAGGGTCGTCCAAGACCCGGCCGGGCTCGAACCAATTTTCTTGAACCAGCTTCAGAATCTGGACGGACCCAACAACAAGAGCTTGATGGTTACCCAGTTTAAATCTCCACCACCAGACGCGGTTCGTGGCATCTTTGTAATCACACGACCCGAAATAGAAGCAATGAAGCAATGGGTTTCGACCAAAATGGCAGAGATGATCAAGAATGAAAAACAATCTGATCGTCCTCATTTGTCAACATTTTCTGTAACATGTGCTTATACATGGGTTTGCTTACTCAAGGCAGAGGAAAAACAGACCGATAAGCCAGTTATGATGGGCTTCACTCTGGACTGCAGGCCTCGCTTTGACCCTCCGATACCTGCAAACTATTTTGGGAACTGCATAGCCGGCCGTGCAATAGTTGCAGAGAGAAAAGGGCTTCTTGGAGAAGATGGGTTGACCGTGGCGGTCAACGAAATCAGTGAAGCCATAAAAAGCGCGGACAGTGATAGGATTTTGAAAGGGGCAGAGACTTTGGTTCCAGTACTTTATCCTGCTATGAGGAGTGAAGAGAGAGTTATGGGTGTTGCTGGTTCACCTAGGTTTGGGATTTATGATACAGATTTTGGATGGGGAAGGCCAAGCAAGGTGGAGGTGGTTTCGATCGAAGAGACAGGAGCCATGTCCCTGGCAGAGTCTAGGGATGGTATTGCTGGAGATTTTgaggttggtttggttttggaaaAACATCATATGCAAGCTTTTGCTTCTCTGTTTGCTAAAGGACTTCAAGACCTTTGA
- the LOC18781599 gene encoding phenolic glucoside malonyltransferase 2, whose translation MAELNSVRVLEVCNVAPQPSSPAGSATPPPKALPLSLFDLPWLRFAPVQRLFFYEISNSFDTTILVSKLKASLSVALQQFLPLAGYLKWPQDSPKPILSYVQGDAVSLTIAESDADFHHLSSRSNFVEAKEYHSLVPQLTTSHEKAAAVAFQVTIFPNGNGFSIGTSMHHAILDGKSSTMFVKSWAHICEHLGDDPSGSSLPDQQKPFFDRRVVQDPAGLEPIFLNQIQNLDGPNNRSLMVTQFKSPPPDAVRGIFVITRPEIEAMKQWVSTKMAEMIKNEKQSDRPHLSTFSVTCAYTWVCLLKAEEKKTDKPVMMGFTLDCRPRFDPPIPVNYFGNCIAGRVIVAERKGLLGEDGLTVAVNEISEAIKRAESDGILKGAETLVPIVYSAERSEKRFMGVAGSPRFGIYDTDFGWGRPSKVEVVSIEVTGAMSLAESRDGIAGDVEVGLVLEKHHMQAFASLFAKGLQDL comes from the coding sequence ATGGCAGAGCTAAACTCAGTCAGAGTGCTTGAGGTTTGCAATGTTGCTCCACAGCCAAGCTCACCTGCTGGCTCAGCCACACCTCCGCCTAAGGCCCTTCCTCTAAGCTTGTTTGATTTGCCCTGGCTCAGATTTGCACCTGTCCAACGCCTTTTCTTCTATGAAATCTCCAACTCCTTTGACACCACCATACTCGTTTCAAAACTCAAAGCCTCCCTCTCTGTCGCCCTCCAACAATTCCTACCACTAGCAGGGTACCTCAAATGGCCCCAAGACTCCCCCAAGCCCATTCTCAGTTATGTCCAAGGCGACGCCGTTTCACTCACCATAGCCGAGTCTGATGCCGATTTCCACCATCTTTCAAGTCGTAGCAACTTTGTTGAGGCCAAAGAGTACCATTCTCTCGTACCCCAATTGACAACCTCTCACGAAAAGGCCGCAGCCGTGGCGTTCCAAGTCACCATCTTTCCCAACGGAAATGGCTTCTCCATTGGCACATCCATGCACCATGCCATCCTGGACGGCAAGTCTTCAACCATGTTTGTGAAATCATGGGCTCACATTTGCGAACATCTTGGTGATGATCCATCTGGTTCATCTCTACCAGATCAGCAGAAACCATTTTTTGACAGAAGGGTCGTCCAAGACCCGGCCGGGCTCGAACCAATCTTCTTGAACCAAATTCAGAATCTGGACGGACCCAACAACAGGAGCTTGATGGTTACCCAGTTTAAATCTCCACCACCAGACGCGGTTCGTGGGATCTTTGTAATCACACGACCCGAAATAGAAGCAATGAAGCAATGGGTTTCGACCAAAATGGCAGAGATGATCAAGAATGAAAAACAATCTGATCGTCCTCATTTGTCAACATTTTCTGTAACATGTGCTTATACATGGGTTTGCTTACTCAAGGCAGAGGAAAAAAAGACCGATAAGCCAGTTATGATGGGCTTCACTCTGGACTGCAGGCCTCGCTTTGACCCTCCGATACCTGTAAACTATTTTGGGAACTGCATAGCCGGCCGTGTAATAGTTGCAGAGAGAAAAGGGCTTCTTGGGGAAGATGGGTTGACCGTGGCGGTCAACGAAATCAGTGAAGCTATAAAAAGAGCGGAGAGTGATGGGATTTTGAAAGGGGCAGAGACTTTGGTTCCAATAGTTTATTCTGCTGAGAGGAGTGAAAAGAGATTTATGGGTGTTGCTGGTTCACCAAGGTTTGGGATTTATGATACAGATTTTGGATGGGGAAGGCCAAGCAAGGTGGAGGTGGTTTCGATCGAAGTAACAGGAGCAATGTCCCTGGCAGAGTCTAGGGATGGTATTGCTGGAGATGTTGAGGTCGGTTTAGTTTTGGAAAAACATCATATGCAAGCTTTTGCTTCTCTGTTTGCTAAAGGGCTTCAAGACCTTTGA